The proteins below are encoded in one region of Desulfovibrio sp. Huiquan2017:
- the glgP gene encoding alpha-glucan family phosphorylase: METSWLFEASWEVCNKVGGIHTVISSKAPQAKAAFDNRYVTVGPLLDRNPGFVRVDPPETVRPALERLKAWGIETATGHWDIPGKPLVLLIGFRNAFPNHDKLLFQLWNDYGVDSMAGGWDYIEPVLFSTAAAMAIKEISEDVGDGADVYAHFHEWMSGAGVLYLKKHAPSVSTVLTTHATMLGRAMSGAGVDIYKRLEEIEPSQEAKAFGVTAKHSMESVSAREADCFTTVSNITRREASNLLGTNPAVITVNGFNLEGFAEPKAVAGTRKTARKRLLDLAGNFLERDLAPDKTLLVATSGRYEFHNKGIDLLLDGLGDLNDELAKSGNDVTVVAFLLVSCGYAGFSDEARRRLKSERYDIEKYAGISTHHLGNADHDPVVMKCRERKLDNEAENRCCVIFIPVYLDGNDGVLNLEYYDALAGMDLTVFPSFYEPWGYTPMESAAFAVPTVTSDRAGFGQWIMERHPQGHPGVHVLNRLDDDYETARENLTRYLADFTRWTPEERASRSAEARKIAEEATWAQFYPRYLEAYEYAADIRTERIAGVQRMAAAPGAEISFTGVNTTQPRLRSFTVVTELPAPLARLREVAENLWWVWHRDSQELFEWMDADKWHESGHNPVLFLDTMRRDRLAELADDPEFIGRLGSVLERFDDYMAQSAKADVKGITWEHPVAYFSMEFGLHESIPVYSGGLGLLSGDHIKSASDLNLPFIGISLLYKNGFFHQRINGNGDQVVEYHENDFATMPITPLQKNDEKVMIAVNLPGRTVYAQIWTVHVGRARLYLLDTDVVENSRSDRDITSKLYDPTSKGRIEQEIILGVGGVRLFTALGITPSVYHLNEGHSAFLLFERIRQIMLQDGVDFATAKEIVRGNTVFTMHTPVPAGNERFEKSLVENYFRGYADEMDVPWEGLWNLGHIYAEEADHLNMTVLALQLSCRRNGVSRLHGDVSRRMWQDLWRGFILSEIPVGHVTNGVHISSWLDERVRHDIEETCSLSVHRALLEKNDWDCLNTMDDRRLWDTHVALKHRLYDEVRRSISAQWTREGEPPNRLHAFLNELNPDHLTLCFARRCTAYKRPTLLFHNLQRVKEILCSAERPVNILFAGKAHPADTMGASYINLICRLAKQDDFLGRVIFLESYDIRLARLLVSGADVWLNNPTRLMEASGTSGMKAAVNGVPNCSILDGWWDEAFDGANGWAVGSGLVYQSQVNQDIVDADNLYATLESEVVPEFYDRGGDGVPHAWLTRMKAAMRTAFRQYGTHRMVRDYINDMYLPAIELAKLRARNNNELALGLGEWRTRIPGRFATVNIKEVQVEGISGDVFRLGNKLTVSAKVDRGQLLTEEIVVEFVAATPDEETVLDCIPMQLKHTEGTTLLYQAAYSPRESGPIRYGVRVLPTHPGLANKCDPRLIRWS; the protein is encoded by the coding sequence ATGGAAACAAGTTGGCTGTTCGAAGCTTCCTGGGAAGTCTGCAACAAGGTGGGCGGCATCCACACCGTCATCAGCAGCAAGGCCCCGCAGGCCAAAGCGGCCTTCGACAACCGTTATGTGACCGTGGGCCCGTTGCTCGACCGCAACCCCGGCTTTGTCCGGGTCGATCCGCCCGAAACGGTCCGCCCGGCCCTGGAACGGCTCAAGGCCTGGGGCATCGAGACCGCCACCGGCCACTGGGACATCCCGGGCAAACCGCTGGTCCTGCTCATAGGCTTCCGCAACGCCTTTCCGAACCACGACAAGCTCCTGTTCCAGCTGTGGAACGACTACGGCGTGGATTCCATGGCCGGAGGCTGGGACTATATCGAGCCGGTCCTGTTCTCCACGGCCGCGGCCATGGCCATCAAGGAAATCAGCGAGGACGTGGGCGACGGGGCCGACGTCTACGCCCATTTCCACGAATGGATGTCCGGCGCGGGCGTGCTCTACCTGAAGAAGCATGCGCCCTCCGTGTCCACGGTCCTGACCACCCACGCCACCATGCTCGGCCGGGCCATGTCCGGGGCCGGGGTGGACATCTACAAGCGGTTGGAGGAAATCGAGCCGTCACAGGAGGCCAAGGCCTTCGGAGTCACGGCCAAGCATTCCATGGAGTCGGTCTCGGCTCGTGAAGCGGACTGTTTCACCACGGTCTCCAACATCACCCGGCGCGAGGCCTCCAACCTGCTCGGCACCAACCCGGCCGTGATCACGGTCAACGGCTTCAACCTCGAAGGATTCGCAGAACCCAAGGCCGTGGCCGGGACCCGCAAGACCGCGCGCAAACGGCTCCTGGATCTGGCCGGCAACTTCCTGGAACGCGACCTGGCCCCGGACAAGACCCTGCTGGTGGCGACCTCGGGGCGTTACGAATTCCACAACAAGGGCATCGACTTGCTCCTGGACGGACTGGGCGACCTGAACGACGAACTGGCCAAATCCGGCAATGATGTCACCGTGGTCGCCTTCCTGCTCGTCTCCTGCGGTTACGCGGGATTCAGCGACGAGGCCCGGCGCCGCCTGAAGTCGGAGCGCTACGACATCGAAAAGTACGCGGGCATCTCCACCCACCACCTGGGCAACGCGGACCACGATCCCGTGGTCATGAAGTGCCGCGAACGCAAGCTGGACAACGAGGCCGAAAACCGCTGCTGCGTCATCTTCATTCCGGTCTATCTGGACGGCAACGACGGCGTCCTCAACCTGGAATATTACGACGCCCTGGCGGGCATGGACCTGACCGTATTCCCTTCCTTCTACGAACCGTGGGGCTATACCCCCATGGAAAGCGCGGCCTTCGCCGTGCCCACGGTCACCTCGGACCGGGCCGGATTCGGCCAGTGGATCATGGAAAGGCATCCCCAGGGGCACCCCGGCGTGCACGTTCTCAACCGGCTGGACGACGACTACGAAACCGCGCGCGAGAACCTGACCCGGTACCTGGCCGACTTCACCCGCTGGACGCCCGAGGAACGCGCCTCGCGGAGCGCCGAGGCCCGCAAGATCGCCGAGGAGGCCACCTGGGCCCAATTCTACCCCCGCTACCTGGAGGCTTACGAGTACGCGGCCGACATCCGCACCGAACGCATCGCGGGCGTGCAGCGCATGGCCGCCGCGCCCGGCGCCGAGATCAGTTTCACGGGCGTAAACACCACCCAGCCCCGGCTCAGGTCCTTCACCGTGGTCACCGAGCTGCCTGCGCCGCTGGCCAGGCTGCGCGAGGTGGCCGAAAACCTGTGGTGGGTCTGGCACCGCGATTCCCAGGAGCTGTTCGAGTGGATGGACGCGGACAAATGGCATGAGAGCGGGCACAATCCGGTCCTGTTCCTGGACACCATGCGCCGCGACCGCCTGGCCGAACTGGCCGACGACCCGGAATTCATCGGCCGCCTGGGCTCGGTCCTGGAACGGTTCGACGACTATATGGCCCAGAGCGCCAAGGCCGACGTCAAGGGCATCACCTGGGAACACCCGGTGGCCTATTTCTCCATGGAATTCGGCCTGCACGAGTCCATCCCGGTCTACTCCGGCGGCCTGGGCCTGCTCTCGGGCGACCACATCAAATCGGCCAGCGACCTGAACCTGCCGTTCATCGGCATCTCCCTGCTGTACAAGAACGGCTTCTTCCACCAGCGGATCAACGGCAACGGCGACCAGGTGGTCGAGTACCACGAGAACGATTTCGCCACCATGCCCATCACCCCGCTGCAAAAGAACGACGAAAAGGTCATGATCGCCGTGAATCTGCCGGGCCGCACCGTGTACGCCCAGATATGGACGGTTCACGTAGGCCGGGCCAGGCTCTACCTGCTCGACACCGATGTGGTCGAAAACTCCCGTTCGGACCGGGACATTACCTCCAAGCTCTACGATCCGACCTCCAAGGGACGCATCGAGCAGGAGATCATCCTCGGCGTGGGCGGCGTCCGTCTGTTCACGGCCCTGGGCATCACCCCGTCGGTCTATCACCTCAACGAGGGGCACTCCGCCTTCCTGCTCTTCGAGCGCATCCGCCAGATCATGCTCCAGGACGGAGTGGACTTCGCCACGGCCAAGGAAATCGTCCGGGGCAACACCGTGTTCACCATGCACACCCCGGTGCCCGCGGGCAACGAACGCTTCGAAAAATCCCTGGTGGAGAACTATTTCCGCGGCTACGCCGACGAGATGGATGTGCCGTGGGAAGGGCTGTGGAACCTCGGGCACATCTACGCCGAGGAGGCCGACCACCTGAACATGACCGTGCTGGCCCTGCAACTCTCCTGCAGGCGCAACGGCGTCAGCCGCCTGCACGGAGACGTCTCCCGACGAATGTGGCAGGACCTGTGGCGCGGCTTCATCCTGAGTGAAATCCCGGTGGGCCACGTGACCAACGGCGTGCACATCTCCTCCTGGCTGGACGAGCGCGTCCGCCACGACATCGAGGAGACGTGCAGCCTGTCCGTCCACCGCGCGCTCCTGGAAAAGAATGACTGGGACTGCCTGAACACCATGGACGACCGGCGGCTGTGGGATACCCACGTGGCCCTCAAACACCGGCTGTACGACGAGGTGCGCCGGTCCATCTCCGCCCAGTGGACCCGCGAGGGCGAACCGCCCAACCGGCTGCACGCCTTCCTGAACGAACTCAACCCCGACCACCTGACCCTGTGCTTCGCCAGACGGTGCACGGCCTACAAACGGCCCACCCTGCTCTTCCACAACCTGCAACGGGTCAAGGAGATCCTGTGCAGCGCCGAACGCCCGGTGAACATCCTCTTCGCGGGCAAGGCGCATCCGGCCGACACCATGGGCGCGAGTTACATCAACCTCATCTGCCGCCTGGCCAAGCAGGACGACTTCCTGGGGCGGGTCATCTTCCTGGAAAGCTACGACATCCGACTGGCGCGCCTGCTCGTGTCCGGCGCGGACGTCTGGCTGAACAATCCGACCCGGCTCATGGAAGCCAGCGGCACCAGCGGCATGAAGGCCGCGGTCAACGGGGTGCCCAACTGCTCCATCCTGGACGGCTGGTGGGATGAGGCCTTCGACGGGGCCAACGGCTGGGCCGTGGGCAGCGGCCTGGTCTACCAAAGCCAGGTCAACCAGGACATCGTGGACGCGGACAACCTCTACGCCACGCTGGAATCCGAGGTGGTCCCCGAATTCTACGACCGGGGCGGCGACGGCGTGCCCCACGCCTGGCTGACCCGCATGAAGGCGGCCATGCGGACCGCATTCAGGCAGTACGGCACCCACCGCATGGTCCGGGACTATATCAACGACATGTACCTGCCCGCCATCGAACTGGCCAAGCTGCGCGCCCGGAACAACAACGAACTGGCCCTGGGCCTGGGGGAATGGCGCACGCGCATCCCCGGAAGGTTCGCCACGGTGAACATCAAGGAGGTCCAGGTGGAAGGCATCAGCGGCGACGTCTTCCGGCTGGGCAACAAGCTGACGGTTTCCGCCAAGGTGGATCGCGGCCAGTTGCTGACCGAGGAAATCGTGGTCGAATTCGTGGCCGCCACCCCGGACGAGGAGACCGTCCTGGACTGCATCCCCATGCAACTCAAGCATACCGAGGGGACCACCCTGCTCTACCAGGCCGCCTACAGCCCGCGCGAGTCCGGCCCCATCCGCTACGGCGTCCGCGTGCTCCCCACCCACCCCGGGCTCGCCAACAAATGCGACCCCAGGTTGATTCGCTGGAGCTAG